The Candidatus Krumholzibacteriia bacterium genome contains a region encoding:
- a CDS encoding alginate export family protein: MKGRFLLALLFAAAPAAAAEDAPVEASEATPAGLLSGAGEGWSWASGFDAVLAGFAYGRPLFENERPDPSGDLGGNWLEGYAEPWLRGEIAVGRSRVRGELSLLATGTGGASDASVGGNAAALRVEQAHVAWTSGDLWPGLGTDAFELRAGRLDFGLGTGIVLQLGGANGGERGAYYLAPRQAWDFGVVARFAQGPHTVRAYYLDPDTPAPEEEARFAGFDVEVELAGGKVVPAVSWFQAFDAADSTREGLNVLCLRTGASPLGALPDLRLDGEVVSERNGDLLRAWGWYAAAGYHLTAQPWAPSLRYRYAEFSGDDPSTTRSERFDPLRYGYTDYGDWYQGEIYGVYLLTNADLRSHQVTLGATPIDALGLRLVFWDFSLDRPAPLESGEEVRHLGGEVDLMAEWEVSPAVSVTLVAASAWLDDVLKEEFGRSGALSYVMPCVTVSY; the protein is encoded by the coding sequence GTGAAGGGCCGCTTCCTACTGGCGCTCCTTTTCGCCGCCGCGCCGGCCGCGGCCGCGGAGGACGCGCCCGTCGAGGCTTCCGAGGCGACGCCCGCCGGTCTCCTGAGCGGAGCCGGCGAGGGCTGGAGCTGGGCCTCCGGTTTCGATGCGGTGCTCGCCGGCTTTGCTTACGGCCGCCCGCTGTTCGAAAACGAGCGCCCCGATCCGAGCGGGGACCTCGGCGGCAACTGGTTGGAAGGCTACGCCGAGCCGTGGCTCCGCGGGGAGATCGCCGTCGGGCGGAGTCGAGTGAGAGGCGAGCTCAGCCTCCTCGCCACCGGAACCGGGGGCGCGTCGGACGCATCTGTCGGCGGGAACGCGGCAGCGCTACGAGTCGAACAAGCCCACGTGGCCTGGACCTCGGGGGATCTCTGGCCGGGACTGGGAACCGATGCCTTCGAGCTTCGGGCCGGCAGGCTCGACTTTGGCCTCGGCACGGGGATCGTGCTCCAGCTCGGCGGAGCGAACGGGGGTGAACGTGGCGCCTATTACCTCGCCCCGCGCCAGGCTTGGGACTTCGGCGTGGTGGCTCGCTTCGCCCAGGGGCCGCACACGGTTCGCGCCTACTACCTCGACCCGGACACGCCGGCGCCGGAAGAAGAGGCACGCTTTGCCGGCTTCGATGTCGAGGTCGAGCTCGCCGGCGGGAAAGTGGTGCCGGCAGTGTCCTGGTTCCAGGCCTTCGACGCCGCGGACTCGACACGCGAGGGGCTGAACGTTCTCTGTCTCCGGACCGGGGCGTCGCCGCTCGGCGCGCTGCCGGATCTGCGCCTGGATGGAGAGGTGGTGAGCGAGCGCAACGGCGACCTCCTGCGGGCCTGGGGCTGGTACGCCGCCGCTGGTTACCACCTCACGGCGCAGCCCTGGGCACCGTCGCTTCGCTATCGCTACGCCGAGTTCAGCGGCGACGACCCGAGCACCACGCGCAGCGAGCGCTTCGATCCGCTGCGCTACGGCTACACGGACTACGGCGACTGGTACCAGGGCGAGATCTACGGCGTCTACTTGCTGACCAACGCGGACCTCCGGAGTCATCAAGTCACGCTCGGGGCGACGCCGATCGATGCCCTCGGGCTGCGGCTGGTCTTCTGGGACTTCTCTCTCGACCGGCCAGCCCCCCTCGAGTCCGGCGAGGAGGTCCGGCATTTGGGCGGGGAGGTCGACTTGATGGCGGAATGGGAGGTTTCGCCCGCCGTCTCCGTGACGCTCGTCGCCGCGAGCGCCTGGCTCGACGACGTCCTGAAGGAGGAGTTCGGACGCTCCGGCGCGCTGTCGTACGTGATGCCATGCGTCACGGTGAGCTATTGA
- a CDS encoding efflux RND transporter periplasmic adaptor subunit: MKQTMAALGLLVLLLSSCLAGCGGKKAPSAPPPAVQVAQVIQHDVPIYVEAVGQTRGSKEVEIRARVEGYIESADFAEGSTVQQGQLLFKIDPGPLEATFAQAKGNLAGAEAQLARASQDVARYKPLAEKNAIPREDLETAVSLERAATAGVEAARAAADRAEIDLGYTRVVAPVSGLVGKAEVKTGNLVGRGESTLLTTVSDIDPIHVRVNIAERDYLTLVRKRLQEVREHGGQQGKAPGEQQAPHDSADIEMILADGTVHPQLGKIFFVDRAVDPTTGTLLVEVAFPNPEHIVRPGQFAKVRAPIDFRKGAILVPQRAVKEVQATYSVAVVTAADTIEMRSVRPGARVGSLWVIDEGLQPGERIVVEGLQKVQRGMKVQPTLVEIRDPNLVLAAPPPAMTASPH, encoded by the coding sequence TTGAAGCAGACGATGGCCGCGCTGGGTCTCCTCGTACTCTTGCTCTCGAGTTGCCTCGCCGGGTGCGGCGGAAAGAAGGCGCCTTCTGCGCCTCCTCCTGCGGTCCAGGTCGCGCAGGTGATCCAACACGACGTACCCATCTATGTCGAAGCCGTGGGCCAGACCCGGGGCTCCAAGGAAGTGGAGATCCGCGCCCGGGTCGAGGGCTACATCGAGAGCGCGGATTTCGCCGAAGGCTCCACCGTCCAGCAGGGCCAGTTGCTGTTCAAGATCGACCCCGGCCCCCTCGAGGCGACCTTCGCCCAAGCCAAGGGCAACCTCGCCGGGGCCGAGGCCCAGCTTGCCCGCGCCAGTCAGGACGTGGCGCGGTACAAGCCGCTGGCGGAGAAGAACGCGATCCCCCGCGAGGATCTGGAAACCGCGGTGTCGCTCGAACGTGCAGCCACGGCGGGTGTGGAAGCCGCGCGTGCCGCCGCAGACCGCGCCGAGATCGACTTGGGCTACACGCGCGTCGTCGCCCCGGTGAGCGGGCTGGTGGGGAAGGCCGAGGTCAAGACCGGGAACCTGGTCGGTCGGGGCGAGAGCACGCTCCTCACCACGGTCTCCGACATCGATCCGATCCACGTCCGGGTCAACATCGCCGAGCGCGATTACCTCACCCTGGTCCGCAAGCGTTTGCAGGAGGTGCGCGAGCATGGCGGCCAGCAGGGGAAAGCGCCTGGTGAACAGCAGGCACCTCACGATTCCGCCGACATCGAGATGATCCTGGCGGATGGCACCGTGCACCCACAACTCGGCAAGATCTTCTTCGTCGACCGTGCCGTGGATCCCACCACCGGCACGCTCCTCGTCGAGGTCGCCTTCCCCAACCCGGAACACATCGTGCGCCCAGGCCAGTTCGCCAAGGTGCGAGCGCCGATCGACTTCCGCAAGGGAGCCATCCTGGTGCCGCAGCGGGCGGTGAAGGAGGTGCAGGCCACCTACAGCGTGGCCGTGGTGACCGCGGCGGACACGATCGAGATGCGCTCCGTGCGGCCCGGCGCGCGGGTCGGCTCGCTCTGGGTGATCGACGAGGGTCTGCAGCCGGGCGAGCGCATCGTCGTCGAGGGCCTGCAGAAGGTGCAGCGGGGCATGAAGGTGCAGCCGACGCTGGTGGAGATCCGCGATCCTAACCTGGTCCTGGCCGCCCCGCCGCCGGCCATGACCGCTTCCCCGCACTGA
- the cax gene encoding calcium/proton exchanger — MGILLRELRHNKLYWFLVFVPAVLVAEQVAPESHTLLFVLSVVAVVPLAGLMSRATESVAVKTGDLIGGLLNATLGNLTELVITIAALRQGMLDLVKAALAGAIVTNTLFMLGASFLLGGLRHRAQEFNPQTARVQSGMLLLATIALLIPSAMSRVEGAAVPRFLQQLSLGLSVVLMANYGLSLLFSLKTHREVFASAGGGGHGEEEEAWPFSLALVLLIVITVVVALVAEIFVESVQEAALHLGMTPQFVGFVVVSLVGGAAEMAAAFSGARKNRLDISVGIAMGSSTQIALFVAPLLVFLSYVLAPTPMDLVFPGGAVLMVLLSTLTVSLVTSSGRAAWYSGVQLLAVYLVFAVTLYLLPQ; from the coding sequence ATGGGAATCCTGCTGAGAGAGCTGCGGCACAACAAGCTCTACTGGTTTCTCGTCTTCGTGCCCGCCGTCCTGGTGGCCGAGCAGGTGGCGCCCGAGTCGCACACGCTGCTCTTCGTGCTCTCCGTGGTGGCCGTGGTGCCGCTCGCCGGTCTGATGAGCCGCGCCACCGAGAGCGTCGCGGTGAAAACCGGTGATCTCATCGGCGGCTTGCTCAACGCCACGCTCGGCAACTTGACCGAGCTCGTCATCACCATCGCCGCGCTCCGCCAGGGGATGCTCGATCTGGTCAAAGCGGCGCTGGCGGGGGCGATCGTGACCAATACGTTGTTCATGCTCGGCGCGTCGTTCCTTCTCGGCGGTCTCCGGCACCGCGCCCAGGAATTCAATCCGCAGACCGCCCGCGTGCAGTCGGGGATGCTCCTCCTGGCCACGATCGCTCTGCTCATCCCCTCCGCCATGAGCCGCGTCGAGGGCGCCGCCGTGCCTCGCTTTCTGCAGCAATTGAGCCTCGGCCTCTCCGTCGTGCTCATGGCGAACTATGGCCTGAGCCTTCTCTTCTCGCTGAAGACGCACCGGGAGGTGTTCGCCTCCGCCGGGGGCGGCGGTCATGGTGAAGAGGAGGAGGCGTGGCCGTTCTCCCTGGCTCTGGTGTTGCTGATCGTGATCACCGTTGTCGTGGCGCTCGTGGCCGAGATCTTCGTCGAATCGGTCCAGGAGGCGGCCCTCCACCTCGGCATGACCCCGCAGTTCGTCGGCTTCGTGGTCGTGTCTCTGGTCGGCGGCGCCGCGGAGATGGCGGCTGCTTTTTCGGGGGCACGCAAGAACCGGCTCGATATCAGCGTGGGTATCGCCATGGGCAGCTCGACGCAGATCGCGCTGTTCGTGGCTCCGCTTCTCGTGTTCCTGAGCTACGTCCTGGCGCCGACGCCCATGGACCTGGTCTTCCCCGGCGGTGCGGTGCTCATGGTGCTGCTCAGCACCCTCACTGTTTCGCTGGTCACGAGCAGCGGCCGGGCGGCCTGGTACTCCGGAGTGCAGCTCCTCGCCGTCTACCTCGTTTTCGCCGTGACGCTCTACCTGCTGCCGCAGTGA
- a CDS encoding VIT1/CCC1 transporter family protein, which yields MTLLRFVRRNLEPVDRLGETLFGLIMALGITGAARLGIDEADNRSLFIAVLGCNIAWGIVDGAMFVLAQLFERGRQARVVRAVRAAPDDATALRLVAREVDGRLEALTTGEELEQVHRWILTLARRTTPRPARVTGADFRGGLAAALVVFLATVPVVIPFLVVRDVWWATRLSNATGLVLLFGLGSLWARFTGSNPALTGLGVAALGILLVVVTILLGG from the coding sequence ATGACCCTGCTCCGGTTCGTCCGCCGGAACCTGGAGCCCGTGGACCGGCTGGGCGAGACCCTCTTCGGTCTCATCATGGCCCTCGGGATCACCGGCGCTGCCAGGCTCGGCATCGACGAGGCCGACAACCGGAGCCTCTTCATCGCCGTGCTGGGATGCAACATCGCCTGGGGTATCGTGGACGGGGCGATGTTCGTTCTCGCCCAGCTCTTCGAGCGCGGCCGCCAGGCGCGGGTCGTGCGCGCCGTCCGCGCCGCACCCGATGATGCCACCGCGCTGCGCCTGGTGGCCCGGGAGGTCGACGGGCGTTTGGAGGCGCTGACGACCGGGGAGGAGCTGGAGCAGGTCCACCGCTGGATCCTGACGCTGGCGCGCCGCACGACGCCACGTCCCGCCCGCGTCACGGGGGCCGATTTCCGCGGTGGCCTCGCTGCCGCGCTCGTCGTCTTCCTGGCCACCGTACCGGTGGTGATTCCTTTCCTGGTGGTGCGGGACGTGTGGTGGGCGACGCGCCTTTCCAACGCCACGGGCCTGGTGCTGCTCTTCGGATTGGGTTCCCTCTGGGCTCGGTTCACCGGATCGAACCCGGCACTCACAGGACTCGGCGTCGCCGCCCTCGGCATCCTGCTCGTGGTTGTCACCATCCTGCTCGGTGGCTAA